The DNA window NNNNNNNNNNNNNNNNNNNNNNNNNNNNNNNNNNNNNNNNNNNNNNNNNNNNNNNNNNNNNNNNNNNNNNNNNNNNNNNNNNNNNNNNNNNNNNNNNNNNNNNNNNNNNNNNNNNNNNNNNNNNNNNNNNNNNNNNNNNNNNNNNNNaaacacattttttatttatttctttaaaattatcttttttacatgtttctttcatattatgcagttacgttattgttatgtgtaattatgtgtagccatttattaaggatttgttatgggtttttaggctgaggaacaaattaaatgaattaccatgtattcttatgggaaaatttgtttctacatccgaacatttcctacatccgaagttggttgtggaacgaattaaattcatatgtagaggtaccactgtattagtATGGTTCTGGTAATGATTTGCCAAAAGTTACCAGATGTTTTTCAGTATTGGAGATGATTTGACAGGTTCTATAGAGCCTGAAGTCGTAGATCTATCTTATACATACTAAATCCATGCTTTGCACATTGAAATACTGCCCCTAGAGCATGGCGGATATTTCTTTAGTACTTTTTATTGTATTAGGTTTTTTGCTCTAGCCATAACAAGAAAGTCCTTAGAGACCACTTAGCACAACCCCAAAAATAGTATTTGTAAAGGAATAGTTTAAAGCTACAATGCATTACAGTATTAATGTACATAACCTTGAGGAATTGTATTCTGTTTACATTTGTGTTGTTTCTGACATGAATGGTAGGTTTGATCCATAAAAAACAAGTTTTAGAATACtgtatcttttctttttaattttagttattttattgtcTTTCCGTAGGGATACGTTGACTCGGCTTTACACCATGCTTTGGGTGTCACCATTGTGGCTGCAGAAAGTGAAGAATGCCGAGTTAGAGATGCACAAAAGAGGCAAATCCTGTTGACTGGATCTTGTGAAGGAATCAAACATATGAAATGGCTCTTACAAGATGACCAAGCTACACTGGATAAAGCACTTGAGATTGTTCACGAtttagtaaattataaagctttgTGTAAATGTCGTTTGAATTCTGAAAGGTATCAAAGTATTACCCCTGATACATGCATTAAAAGGAAGGAAATTGATTTGCCAGAAGAGACTGTATTATCACAGTCAGTCATGTTGATTGGCCTTCATTCTTGTGCAGATCTTTCACCTGTCATGATTAAAATTTATAAACACTGTCCAAAGATTTCATCAGTTGTACTGTTCTCTTGTTGTtatcataaaatagaaaatattgataTGGAGGAACATTgcaaagaaaacgaaaatattacCAGTGTCGAATGTGAGAAATCCAGAAAGGTCTGTACCTTTGATACCACAGAAGTATTTGCTGGTATGCACAAAAAAGAAAGTGTAGAACCCTGTAGTAGTAATGTAACAAGTGCTAAGAAAGTTAAAGAAATGGACAAGGTGAACACAATCAAGTACAAAAATTTTCCCATGAGTAATACTTTGAAGCAAATTATGAAAGTGAATGATTTTCGTTTGAGCATCTATGGCTTACGGCTTGCAGCTCAAGAATCAGGTGTTCGATGGCTACAACACACAAAGGAAGATCATGAAAACCATGAAAGAAATGTGGCATATAGAGCATTATTAGAAGATTTTTGTCAAAAAGGTACAGTCCAGCATGCAGTATtgtatattaattgttttttttgggctcaggccatgtcgtcctgatggaaggttcctataagtagcttcctagggtatatttcactacagtgatattcccagagaatttacctttaggtctccagaattctaactcctggcgcgaatatccttaaaattcctaCTAAGGATATCACAtgaatcaggggacgtatatcttgatacgacacatagcaatattcaccccgaatagcgttttcgcttcgtgggggaaagtggcaaattttgaaggggagccgatatcaaggttacccttcctcccttactactttgagtatccagatggcgctgtaccaaccgtgtgtcacacaattgtacataattccttttgtatatattatgcttgtatctgcgctcttccctcgcactaaaaagaacctgaatgatcatgtctccggttttgctctgtgacattgtctgtctctcgaacatgttatgtcctgttgccttgaggttttgtatataaaggagagtgttccttaataaacaactcagtcgattgcatcctgcctttgaattcacaaccctctctcggcccaccaatgtgacggctgagagagggttgtggccgagagagggttgtgaattcaaaggcaggatgcaatcgactgagttgtttattaaggaacactctcctttatatacaaaacctcaaggcaacaggacataacatgttcgagagacagacaatgtcacagagcaaaactggagacatgaccattcaggttctttttagtgcgagggaagagcgcagatacaagcataatatatacaaaaggaattatgtacaattgtgtgacacacggttggtacagcgctGTATGtcaccgccatgtttattcctataagtgtagcgctaTAGCTCAGTGATTttcctggttatctctctctcgttacgctttggtttttgaggatatcatgcaatctccagcctcttctgcctctggaaagttgagtatttgatctttacattgtataaattttagctcctgcctcacagtgtaattaggttaaattaagtgtgagagctttgccttaaccggaggcgtcatgggcgctgtcgttcattacgcatgagttatttagttagcctgaacgactttccctgtgttaatagcatgaatatttcgaagctattcagtcttcattgctaggagttaattatattatgccgattgtattcttgatagtttcggcgatttaggtaaccgaaaattgcttgtgctaggcttcctagcctaggcgttttagtttactttcatgcatgatataatagacattcctagtgtaataacaattaaatgaagctatttaggcaatttatacatgtaagatgcattgattgcatatatatattccttttctgagATCGTATgcgagagagtttcggcgattaaggtagacGAATCTCACCCgccgctaggctactagcctagtggctttagtatactttcatacatgttccccagttaccctctcgtgtatcgttttatcaattcaggcggagatagatatctcctagaattattatataaaccgatactcgtctccagtggagatttaaagttaattcctccttccttctgagtgtagccttaggctacaaccctagttggtcttgccttcgagtagacactcgggcttgactaggctagtgtttccttGTCTCTTCCCTTGCCCGgtagatagcaggctttgggtttcggtcagaagcTCAGAGTATATGGTCTTTTGCTGGcggctggccggcagggtgaatagtcatt is part of the Palaemon carinicauda isolate YSFRI2023 chromosome 15, ASM3689809v2, whole genome shotgun sequence genome and encodes:
- the LOC137654585 gene encoding probable methyltransferase-like protein 25, translating into MKWLLQDDQATLDKALEIVHDLVNYKALCKCRLNSERYQSITPDTCIKRKEIDLPEETVLSQSVMLIGLHSCADLSPVMIKIYKHCPKISSVVLFSCCYHKIENIDMEEHCKENENITSVECEKSRKVCTFDTTEVFAGMHKKESVEPCSSNVTSAKKVKEMDKVNTIKYKNFPMSNTLKQIMKVNDFRLSIYGLRLAAQESGVRWLQHTKEDHENHERNVAYRALLEDFCQKEGITLKKCRRRCARKSKFCSFNEYITAVLENYEFIPVKSEALNCENIESFVVKESSSETIKASERGICLSVSKDCVELGLKSKTQLSKELIRDRLKTCFSEYEDMFYLIEPLTGLQLALQPVLEALILLDRVAYLKEANFDKVWLEEVFDVAVSPRNVALIAVR